The following are from one region of the Amedibacterium intestinale genome:
- a CDS encoding PHP domain-containing protein, whose translation MKNFDLHMHSNYSKDGELTPKELIAIAKEKELEVIALSDHDCMLGIDEMIEEGKKEGIRVIPAIEFSTLFENGSDCHLLGYNFDYKQEYFQTIGAVLQKRMDEAFHVRVEKLRAMYPVHIDEEQVLKDAGNENPWFLMCERMFNDPAHADIEDFKDYRKGGKRSDPAPVNFFWDKCQKGSPLYVHVEMPSFKETVKKIHDAGGIAVLAHPFRTFYHNEELLEKAIECGIDGIEAYSNYHDEEMNRYYADYAKKHGLLITCGSDFHGKLKPSIEMGNYGSHVDGKEEILQNFLHAIDKER comes from the coding sequence ATGAAGAACTTTGATTTACATATGCATTCCAACTACAGCAAAGATGGGGAATTAACTCCAAAAGAACTGATTGCGATAGCGAAAGAAAAAGAATTGGAAGTCATTGCATTAAGTGATCATGACTGTATGCTTGGAATTGATGAAATGATAGAAGAAGGAAAAAAAGAAGGAATTCGTGTTATTCCTGCTATCGAATTTTCTACGTTGTTTGAAAATGGCAGTGATTGTCATTTGCTTGGATATAATTTTGATTATAAGCAGGAATATTTCCAAACTATCGGAGCAGTTTTGCAGAAGAGAATGGATGAAGCTTTTCATGTTCGTGTAGAAAAACTAAGAGCTATGTATCCTGTACATATAGATGAAGAACAGGTTTTAAAAGATGCAGGAAATGAAAATCCATGGTTTTTAATGTGTGAAAGAATGTTTAATGATCCAGCACATGCAGATATTGAAGATTTTAAGGACTATCGCAAAGGCGGTAAACGAAGCGATCCAGCTCCTGTAAATTTCTTTTGGGATAAATGCCAAAAAGGAAGTCCGCTTTATGTACATGTTGAAATGCCATCTTTTAAAGAAACAGTGAAAAAAATACACGATGCTGGAGGAATAGCTGTTTTAGCACATCCATTTAGAACGTTTTATCATAATGAAGAATTATTGGAAAAAGCAATCGAATGTGGTATTGATGGAATAGAAGCCTATAGTAACTATCATGATGAAGAAATGAATCGCTATTATGCAGATTATGCAAAGAAACATGGTTTATTAATTACTTGCGGAAGTGATTTTCATGGAAAGCTTAAACCAAGCATAGAAATGGGAAATTATGGAAGTCATGTTGATGGGAAGGAAGAAATTTTACAAAACTTTTTACATGCAATAGATAAAGAAAGGTAG
- a CDS encoding GNAT family N-acetyltransferase: MQFKQINKKNQEEIENLSIKDEQEGFLESVKQCLLDASKNPEWVCAGIYEKDIPIGFAMYGMISLTTPKNQVWIDRFMIDKNFQGKGYGKKAFQELIHIVKEAYHKDKIYLSVYENNKAAIHMYKSLGFRFNGELDFNGEKVMELSM, from the coding sequence ATGCAGTTTAAACAAATAAATAAAAAGAATCAGGAAGAGATTGAAAACTTATCTATAAAAGATGAACAGGAAGGCTTTCTAGAGAGTGTAAAACAATGTTTATTAGATGCAAGTAAGAATCCGGAATGGGTATGTGCTGGCATTTATGAAAAAGATATACCCATAGGTTTTGCTATGTATGGAATGATTTCATTGACTACACCGAAAAATCAGGTGTGGATCGATCGTTTTATGATTGATAAGAATTTTCAAGGAAAAGGTTATGGTAAAAAGGCATTTCAAGAACTTATTCATATAGTGAAAGAAGCATATCATAAAGACAAAATTTATTTAAGTGTTTATGAAAATAATAAAGCCGCTATTCACATGTATAAAAGTTTAGGTTTTCGCTTTAATGGAGAACTGGATTTTAATGGTGAAAAGGTTATGGAACTTTCTATGTGA
- a CDS encoding putative manganese-dependent inorganic diphosphatase — MTREEALKGINENLGNRVYVCGHKHPDTDSIVSAISYAKFLQRKGIDAIPCRLGKINTETEYLLKRFGFETPMLFEDARATMDEIEMDPPLTITPQTTIYETLQLMNEYNKQSYGVVNEKGQLMGMVTRSDISNIGLGDTAVGIQLLKETKMEDIAKTLKGRVIYDAQTPHFSGKVSIIALTESGLSNYDIKDRMVLLGNDVEAQKTAIKMGAGVLVIVWTEYVPEDVVELAKEYNCSILISGHGTMNTSRYLYFSPPVQLIMKKNVISFNIDEFVEDVGKKMLKTRYRSYPVVDNDNYLKGYVSRYHILNYHNKKVVLVDHNEYAQSVKGIESADLIEIIDHHRIGDIATTRPISFRNEIIGSTASIITSIYLENQMDIPENLAGLLLGAILSDTLKFRSPTTTPKDKGLAQTLAKIAGLDIKEFAADMFKVSSNISKKSVKELINQDIKRFEIDGNVIMIAQVIISSVVEVKVIEDELQKELDKFTKENRLDLCVIAFTSILENGSIFYSAGEKKNAIFEAFPNREGEEHSFQEDILSRKNQIVPLLSRAIINAVI, encoded by the coding sequence ATGACAAGAGAAGAAGCTTTAAAAGGTATAAATGAAAATCTTGGTAATCGTGTATATGTATGTGGACATAAACATCCAGATACGGACTCTATTGTATCTGCTATTTCATATGCAAAGTTTCTGCAGAGAAAAGGCATAGATGCGATACCTTGCAGATTAGGTAAGATAAATACAGAAACAGAATACTTATTAAAACGTTTTGGTTTTGAAACTCCAATGCTGTTTGAAGATGCAAGAGCAACTATGGATGAAATAGAGATGGATCCACCATTAACCATTACTCCACAAACTACCATATATGAAACCCTGCAATTGATGAATGAATATAATAAACAATCTTATGGGGTCGTGAATGAAAAAGGACAGTTAATGGGAATGGTTACTAGAAGCGATATTTCTAATATTGGTTTGGGTGACACAGCTGTAGGTATTCAGTTATTAAAAGAAACAAAGATGGAGGATATTGCGAAAACATTAAAGGGAAGAGTCATTTATGATGCACAAACTCCACATTTTAGTGGAAAGGTAAGTATCATAGCCCTAACAGAATCTGGGTTATCCAACTATGATATAAAGGATCGTATGGTATTGCTTGGAAATGATGTTGAAGCACAGAAAACCGCAATTAAAATGGGTGCTGGAGTCTTAGTTATCGTATGGACAGAATATGTGCCTGAAGATGTTGTAGAATTGGCAAAAGAATATAACTGTTCTATCCTAATATCCGGACATGGAACAATGAACACTTCTCGTTATTTATATTTTTCACCTCCAGTACAGCTGATCATGAAGAAAAATGTAATTAGTTTCAACATTGATGAATTTGTTGAAGATGTTGGGAAAAAGATGTTGAAGACACGTTATCGAAGTTATCCAGTTGTAGATAATGATAACTATTTAAAAGGATATGTATCCCGTTACCATATCTTGAATTATCATAATAAAAAAGTTGTTTTGGTCGATCATAATGAATATGCACAGTCTGTAAAAGGAATTGAAAGTGCAGATTTGATAGAAATTATTGATCATCATCGTATTGGTGATATTGCGACAACAAGACCAATTTCCTTCCGTAATGAAATTATTGGAAGTACAGCATCTATCATTACTTCTATATATTTGGAAAATCAGATGGATATACCAGAAAATTTAGCAGGTTTACTATTAGGTGCGATACTATCTGATACTTTAAAATTCAGATCTCCTACAACAACTCCAAAAGATAAAGGACTTGCGCAAACACTGGCAAAAATTGCTGGACTTGACATAAAAGAATTTGCGGCTGATATGTTTAAAGTAAGTTCCAATATAAGCAAGAAAAGTGTGAAAGAACTGATTAATCAGGATATTAAACGTTTTGAAATTGATGGAAATGTTATTATGATTGCTCAGGTAATTATATCCTCTGTTGTGGAAGTAAAAGTCATTGAAGATGAACTTCAAAAAGAACTTGATAAATTTACAAAAGAAAACAGATTGGATTTGTGTGTGATTGCCTTTACAAGTATATTAGAAAATGGTTCTATCTTCTATTCTGCTGGAGAAAAGAAAAATGCAATCTTTGAAGCTTTCCCTAACAGAGAAGGGGAAGAACACAGTTTCCAGGAAGATATACTATCAAGAAAAAATCAGATCGTTCCATTGTTATCAAGGGCAATTATCAACGCAGTTATTTAA
- a CDS encoding DUF885 family protein, with the protein MLKKITLCALSAAMICSLGACSKKDPQEEIAAFETFINKEFQESMQNDYLTMHSYFTKPKDIGIDETKAKPEFQITTDKDTDKIKETLKEKKKALKEFDYDLLSKKQQEVYTSYKYNLELQEDALDKDYRYMEQLFTTNNGIHISMQRNLERLRVENENDVKSLISLVRSTKSCMEEAISYTKQQIEENTLILDKEGVLSVCDNILENNTFYKTLENKVKAVHLDAKKEKEYLKQLQDAYEKELIPAYTSLKTFVNGIKDEDNHITGYDTIKKGDDYYEYLFKKNTQNDRSIKDSIELLDSIISDAKDAELLLASKDYDVYADWLDNKIYTEYKTYEDVAKALEKYTLENYPGIELRPYKIIPATDLKNDLISSEILPFSVDSEDPIQVLIRSELGTNSPNSLNAYSIIAQTIAPGTLYQTLYNNQTNPSLWMNYCADNSSFRNGYAIYAAENAINHLQHEEKRAIQLQRKSLPLQSALLARADIGIHYEGWTYEDFKKNITSLNLDSETTEKLYKAICTNPGNFLSAGIGYMEIYELHKEAKDTMNDKYDDKKFIETLLKSGNAPFSVIQENIEDYIKSPEK; encoded by the coding sequence ATGTTAAAAAAAATAACATTATGTGCTTTATCTGCTGCTATGATATGTTCTTTAGGAGCATGTTCAAAAAAGGATCCGCAAGAAGAAATAGCGGCATTTGAAACTTTTATAAATAAAGAATTTCAGGAAAGTATGCAAAATGATTATCTAACAATGCATTCCTATTTTACAAAACCCAAGGATATTGGAATTGATGAAACAAAAGCAAAACCAGAATTTCAGATTACAACAGATAAAGATACAGATAAAATAAAAGAAACGCTAAAAGAAAAAAAGAAAGCTTTGAAAGAATTTGATTATGACTTATTAAGCAAGAAACAGCAGGAAGTTTATACTAGCTATAAATATAACTTAGAACTTCAAGAAGATGCATTAGATAAAGATTATCGTTATATGGAACAGTTATTTACTACAAATAATGGGATTCATATTTCCATGCAGAGAAATCTGGAACGATTACGTGTAGAAAATGAAAATGATGTAAAATCACTTATCAGTCTTGTTAGAAGTACCAAAAGCTGTATGGAAGAAGCTATTTCCTATACGAAGCAGCAAATTGAAGAAAATACTTTAATTCTTGATAAAGAAGGAGTACTTTCTGTATGTGATAATATTTTAGAAAATAACACTTTCTATAAAACATTAGAAAATAAAGTAAAAGCTGTACATTTAGATGCAAAAAAAGAAAAAGAGTATCTTAAGCAGTTACAAGATGCTTATGAGAAAGAACTGATTCCTGCTTATACTTCCTTAAAAACATTTGTTAATGGTATCAAAGATGAAGATAATCATATAACAGGATATGATACGATTAAAAAAGGAGACGATTATTATGAATATCTCTTTAAGAAGAATACACAGAATGATCGTTCTATTAAAGACAGCATTGAGTTGCTAGATAGTATTATTAGCGATGCAAAAGATGCAGAACTTTTATTGGCATCTAAAGATTATGATGTTTATGCCGACTGGCTGGATAATAAAATTTATACAGAGTACAAAACTTACGAAGATGTCGCAAAAGCTTTAGAAAAATACACTTTAGAAAATTATCCAGGCATTGAACTTCGTCCTTATAAAATCATACCAGCGACGGATTTAAAAAACGACCTTATTTCATCAGAAATCCTTCCATTTAGCGTTGACAGTGAAGATCCAATTCAAGTTTTAATTCGTTCTGAGTTAGGCACTAATTCTCCTAATTCATTAAATGCATATTCCATCATAGCTCAAACCATTGCACCTGGTACTTTGTATCAGACTCTATACAACAATCAAACAAATCCTAGCTTATGGATGAATTACTGTGCAGATAATTCATCTTTCCGTAATGGCTATGCAATCTATGCTGCTGAAAATGCAATAAATCATCTTCAGCATGAAGAAAAACGTGCAATACAGCTGCAAAGAAAATCTCTTCCACTACAAAGTGCATTGCTTGCAAGAGCAGATATTGGTATCCATTATGAAGGCTGGACATATGAAGATTTTAAAAAGAACATAACGAGTTTGAATCTTGATAGTGAAACTACAGAAAAATTATATAAAGCAATTTGTACAAATCCAGGAAATTTCCTAAGTGCAGGTATTGGGTATATGGAAATTTACGAATTACATAAAGAAGCAAAAGACACTATGAATGACAAATACGATGATAAAAAATTTATAGAAACATTATTAAAAAGTGGAAATGCCCCATTCTCTGTTATTCAGGAAAATATAGAGGATTATATAAAATCCCCTGAGAAATAA
- a CDS encoding GntR family transcriptional regulator → MVSFKEIQFNKKEAVYPQLVAYVKKQILIGSVENNEELPSRRELALSLAINPNTVQKAYKILEDEGIIRTISNVKSVICVNEEIKETIQKEYIQKHLQGFIEECKSVNLSFQEVVSLLSEYW, encoded by the coding sequence ATGGTTTCTTTTAAAGAAATACAGTTTAATAAAAAAGAAGCAGTCTATCCACAGTTAGTTGCATATGTAAAAAAACAAATTCTGATTGGATCTGTTGAAAATAATGAAGAACTTCCAAGCAGAAGAGAGCTGGCTCTATCTTTAGCAATTAATCCCAATACCGTACAAAAAGCATATAAGATACTGGAAGATGAGGGTATCATACGTACAATATCCAATGTGAAAAGTGTAATATGTGTAAATGAGGAAATTAAAGAAACAATACAAAAAGAATATATACAAAAACATTTACAGGGATTTATAGAGGAATGTAAAAGTGTAAACTTATCTTTTCAAGAAGTAGTATCCCTGTTAAGTGAGTATTGGTAA
- a CDS encoding ATP-binding cassette domain-containing protein, giving the protein MLEVKNVRKLYDNKNGIQKANFALKEGELCALLGRNGSGKTTLLKCILGLCEIDDGEILFQEKPVNLQYEQVAFISADGSSMPYMKIKEYGKFLHQYYKSFDLEKYKQLCESMRLKTDTKISSLSKGEKMKVELAAGFAMQAKLILLDEPFTSLDIYAKEDAVKLLLDHIKEDTILLVSTHDIEEVESIADRCIVLNDGNVVEDFYVDTLHDSGRDLKTYLQKYRPE; this is encoded by the coding sequence ATGTTAGAAGTAAAAAATGTAAGAAAATTATACGATAATAAGAATGGTATTCAGAAAGCAAACTTTGCTTTAAAAGAAGGAGAGTTATGCGCTTTATTAGGAAGAAATGGAAGTGGGAAAACAACATTACTAAAATGTATACTTGGCTTATGTGAAATTGATGATGGAGAAATTCTTTTTCAAGAAAAACCGGTAAATCTACAATATGAGCAGGTTGCTTTTATCAGTGCAGATGGAAGTTCTATGCCATATATGAAAATTAAAGAGTATGGTAAGTTTTTACATCAGTATTATAAATCTTTTGATTTGGAAAAATATAAACAGTTATGTGAATCCATGCGATTAAAAACAGATACAAAAATATCCTCTTTATCAAAAGGAGAGAAAATGAAAGTTGAACTTGCGGCTGGATTTGCAATGCAGGCAAAACTTATCCTTTTGGATGAACCCTTTACCTCATTAGATATTTATGCGAAAGAAGATGCAGTAAAATTACTTCTTGACCATATAAAGGAAGATACGATACTTCTTGTTTCAACACATGATATTGAAGAGGTGGAATCCATTGCGGATCGCTGTATTGTATTAAATGATGGAAATGTAGTAGAAGACTTTTATGTAGATACACTACATGACAGCGGCAGAGATTTAAAAACATATTTGCAGAAATATAGGCCAGAATAG
- a CDS encoding NAD(P)/FAD-dependent oxidoreductase: MMNYDLLIIGAGPGGIFSAYEAKKLNRDLKIGLFESGNSLERRKCPIDGVKIKSCINCKTCGIMNGFGGAGAFSDGKYNITNEFGGTLYEYVGKKEAIDLMNYVDQINVENGGQDTKLYCNENSHLKKVCMQNDLHLLSANVRHLGTDINYIVLENLYKQLKDCVDIHFNTHIDSVEKLEDGYRITSGDSSWTGTTCIISTGRSGSKWMGNICKSLNIKTKSNRVDIGVRVELPYAIFSTLTDELYESKIVYRTEKFQDKVRTFCMNPRGVVVSENTNGIVTVNGHSYEDPARYTENTNFALLVSNHFTEPFKDSNEYGESIARLSNMLGGGVIVQRFGDLIRGQRSTESRVRESFVTPTLTATPGDLSLVIPKRQLDDIIEMIYQLDKVAPGTANDDTLLYGVEVKFYNLEVELDKNLETCHKGLYVIGDCSGVTHSLSHASASGVYVARHLYGNK; the protein is encoded by the coding sequence ATGATGAATTATGACTTGCTGATTATCGGTGCTGGACCTGGTGGAATCTTCTCTGCCTATGAAGCAAAAAAATTAAACCGTGATTTAAAGATTGGTTTATTTGAATCTGGAAATTCTTTAGAAAGAAGAAAATGTCCTATTGACGGAGTAAAGATCAAATCCTGCATCAACTGTAAAACTTGTGGAATCATGAATGGTTTTGGTGGTGCTGGAGCTTTCTCTGATGGAAAATACAACATCACTAATGAATTCGGTGGTACTTTGTATGAATATGTTGGAAAAAAAGAAGCTATTGATTTGATGAATTATGTAGATCAGATCAATGTGGAAAATGGAGGACAGGATACAAAGCTTTACTGTAATGAAAATTCTCACTTGAAAAAAGTATGTATGCAGAACGACTTGCATCTATTATCTGCCAATGTTCGTCACTTAGGTACTGATATCAACTATATCGTATTAGAAAACCTGTATAAACAGTTAAAAGACTGCGTGGATATTCACTTCAATACACACATTGATTCTGTAGAAAAACTGGAAGATGGCTATCGTATTACTTCTGGTGATTCCAGCTGGACAGGAACTACCTGCATCATCTCTACTGGACGCAGTGGAAGCAAATGGATGGGAAATATTTGTAAATCATTAAATATCAAAACAAAAAGCAATCGTGTAGATATCGGTGTACGTGTAGAGCTTCCGTATGCGATTTTCTCTACACTGACAGATGAATTATACGAAAGTAAAATCGTATATCGTACAGAAAAATTCCAGGATAAAGTTCGTACATTCTGTATGAATCCAAGAGGTGTTGTCGTTAGTGAGAACACAAATGGAATCGTAACAGTTAATGGACACAGTTATGAAGATCCTGCACGCTATACAGAAAATACAAACTTTGCCTTGCTGGTATCTAATCATTTTACAGAACCTTTCAAAGACAGCAATGAGTATGGAGAAAGCATTGCACGTCTATCTAACATGCTAGGTGGCGGTGTTATCGTACAGCGTTTTGGAGACTTGATTCGTGGACAGCGCTCTACGGAAAGCAGAGTAAGAGAAAGCTTTGTAACTCCAACCTTAACTGCTACACCTGGAGATTTAAGTTTGGTCATTCCAAAAAGACAGCTGGATGATATCATCGAAATGATTTATCAGTTGGATAAAGTAGCACCTGGAACTGCAAATGATGATACTTTATTGTATGGAGTAGAAGTTAAGTTCTATAACTTAGAAGTAGAACTAGATAAAAATCTTGAAACATGTCATAAAGGATTGTATGTCATTGGAGACTGCAGTGGAGTAACTCACTCTTTAAGTCATGCCAGTGCAAGTGGTGTTTATGTAGCTAGACACTTATACGGAAACAAATAG
- a CDS encoding multidrug transporter: MKTLKWLTGIWAALLICIIVCDSKSELLYTICYDTKNNASYEIKEKVQDVYNDLVSGVHSDSYVIMVMNNLDHFEFAKDIKAEWKNNQLYIVQGNGKGSEIHGTLETYSVCVPKVQPRSFLQEIFSGF; encoded by the coding sequence ATGAAAACATTAAAGTGGTTAACTGGAATTTGGGCAGCTTTGCTTATATGTATAATCGTATGCGATTCAAAAAGTGAACTTTTATATACGATATGCTATGATACAAAAAACAATGCAAGTTATGAAATCAAGGAAAAAGTCCAGGATGTCTATAATGACCTGGTAAGTGGGGTACATAGCGATTCCTATGTAATCATGGTCATGAATAATCTGGATCATTTTGAGTTTGCTAAGGATATAAAGGCAGAGTGGAAAAACAATCAGTTATATATAGTACAAGGAAATGGAAAAGGAAGTGAAATTCATGGAACATTGGAGACATATAGTGTCTGTGTTCCAAAGGTACAGCCCCGCTCTTTCCTGCAAGAAATTTTTTCAGGATTTTAG